A part of Pectinophora gossypiella chromosome Z, ilPecGoss1.1, whole genome shotgun sequence genomic DNA contains:
- the LOC126380247 gene encoding sericin-1-like, with translation MGYGGHASGYGGNGSGYSGNGSGPNITGSGNYGGARGIGGGAGASGSGSYSGASGSFIYSGASGSGMYSGASGSGMYSGASGSGNYYDVGPIGIGGSARGDIRGGGGGDVQGRSSVAATASQPVPGPSSADPDALRTVHTFIMLEQRRRADFSIDSILKSD, from the coding sequence ATGGGCTACGGCGGCCACGCCAGTGGCTACGGCGGCAACGGCAGCGGCTACAGCGGCAACGGCAGCGGCCCCAACATTACCGGCAGTGGCAATTACGGTGGTGCCAGGGGCATCGGTGGCGGTGCCGGTGCTTCTGGTAGTGGTAGTTATAGTGGTGCCAGTGGTAGCTTCATTTATAGTGGTGCAAGTGGTAGTGGCATGTATAGTGGTGCCAGTGGTAGCGGCATGTATAGCGGTGCCAGCGGTAGCGGCAATTATTACGATGTCGGTCCCATCGGCATTGGTGGTAGTGCCCGCGGCGATATCCGGGGCGGCGGCGGAGGCGACGTTCAAGGCAGAAGCAGCGTCGCCGCGACGGCTAGCCAGCCAGTGCCGGGCCCGTCGTCCGCCGACCCGGACGCGCTGCGTACTGTCCACACCTTCATCATGCTCGAGCAGCGCCGCAGAGCTGACTTCTCCATCGATTCCATCCTCAAGTCGGACTAG